ACGgaacattatattataatatttatatataatacgAGTACTCTCTCCCCTTCTCACTATAGATATTTATTGAACAAATTTAGTTAAAATTTAGTTAAACTCTACTTGTGTTAAGCGGCCTAACTCGAGTAATGAGTAGATGAACAAGCGGTCGACACGTCAGCATGATGTTCCCACGATGGTGACACGTTGCCCACGCAGCCCGCAACGACCGCACCAACGAGCCGCGCTATCGTGCGCCGGCGCCGGGACGGAGCGGCCCGGCCCGCCGTCGGATTTCCGAATCACGGCGCAGATCCGCGACCTAGGCGACCTCACCGGCGAGGTGCGCCGGTGGTGCGGCCATCGGAGACGCCGGCGGCCAGATCGCGCGCCAACATTCCCGCCATCATGCGCCGGCCAGCAGATTCCGGTGATCTTAGATCTCCGAGATCTACAAGAGTGGGGGGGAGGAGTGGGggtggggggggagagagatccGTACCATCCTTCGAGGAAGGTAGGCCCACTGCTCTGCTGCTGGGGCGGCGGCTGGGCGTACTGCGGAGGGTAGCTCTGTGGCGGGTACCCCTGCGCGTACCCCGCTGGTGGGTACCCCTGCTGCGGATACCCCGGCGGCGGGTAGGCGTCCTTCACGTACCCCTCCGGCGGATACCCTAATCATCACGACAAAAACTCCATCAGAAACCCTAACAACATCCGTCAAACCCCTGACCGTAGAAATCAATCAGACCAACCAAAATCGTCCAAAACTAGAGATCTCGAACGAAATCGAGAAGGAAACCCATACCTTGGGGAGGAGGGACGCCGACGGGGTGCTGCTGCTGGTTGTAGTAGCTCatctttctcttcttgttctcgcCGGCGGCTGAGATCGGTGTGGAGGAGGCTTTGATGCGCGGAGGGTTTTtatag
The DNA window shown above is from Phoenix dactylifera cultivar Barhee BC4 unplaced genomic scaffold, palm_55x_up_171113_PBpolish2nd_filt_p 000806F, whole genome shotgun sequence and carries:
- the LOC120107251 gene encoding cysteine-rich and transmembrane domain-containing protein WIH1-like, which translates into the protein MSYYNQQQHPVGVPPPQGYPPEGYVKDAYPPPGYPQQGYPPAGYAQGYPPQSYPPQYAQPPPQQQSSGPTFLEGCLAALCCCCLLDACF